GGGGGTGCGTCGCGCGGTGGTTCGCGACGGGGCCAGCCACGCGCTGCTCGACGATGTCGCCAAACAGATCATCGAGCAACTACAGGAAGACGGGCGGCGTCCGTACGCGACGATCGGCAAGGCGGTCGGGCTCTCCGAGGCGGCCGTCCGGCAGCGGGTGCAGCGACTGCTCGACGCCGGGGTGATGCAGATCGTCGCCGTCACCGACCCCCTCCAACTGGGCTTCCCGCGCCAGGCCATGATCGGGCTGCGCATCTCCGGCGACCTGGAGCAGGTCGCCGACCGGCTGGCCGAGTTGCACGAGGTCGACTACGTGGTGATCACCGCGGGCTCGTTCGACCTGCTCTGCGAGGTGGTCTGCCGCGACGACGACCACCTGCTGGAGATCCTCAAACGCCTCCGCGCGGTCGAGGGCGTCGTCTCGACCGAAGCGTTCGTCTACCTCAAACTGCGCAAACAGACCTACACCTGGGGTACGGCCTAGCTTCGGATTTCGTCGCATCTCGCGGTGTCGACTGATGAAAACCCTTGCGAGTACGCGGGATCTCGTGCGATAACCGTCGTAGGTGCTGCGGGCCCACCAAGGTCCGCACGACGACGCGATGGGGAATCCGATGGCCAACGCCACCGACCACCTGTGGATGCACTTCACCCGGATGTCCAGCTATCGCGACGGGGAGGTGCCCACGATCGTCCGCGGCGACGGTGCCTACGTGTGGGACTCCCAGGGCCGCCGCTACCTCGACGGCCTCGCCGGCCTGTTCGTGGTCAACGCGGGCCACGGGCGCACCGAGTTGGCCGAGGCCGCCGCCAAGCAGGCCGCGGAGCTGGCCTACTTCCCGCTGTGGTCCTACGCCCACCCGACCGCGGTCGAGTTGGCGTCGCGGATCGCGTCGCTGGCGCCCGGCGATCTCAACCGGGTGTTCTTCACGACCGGCGGTTCCGAGGCGGTCGAGGCGGCGTGGAAGCTGGCCCGGGCCTACTACAAGCGGGTCGGCAAGCCCAACAAGCACAAGGTGGTCAGCCGGCACATCGCCTACCACGGCACGTCGATGGGCGCCCTGTCGATCACCGGCCTGCCCGGCATCAAGGCCGACTTCGAGCCGCTCGTGCCGGGCGGGATCAAGGTGCCCAACACCAACTTCTACCGGGCGCCGGAGCACGGCGACTCGCTGCTCGACTTCGGGCGCTGGGCGGCCGAGGAGATCGGGCGGGCGATCGAGCGCGAGGGTCCGGAGACGGTCGCGGCGGTGTTCCTGGAGCCGGTGCAGAACTCGGGCGGGTGCTTCCCGCCGCCGCCCGGCTACTTCGAGCGGGTGCGGGAGATCTGCGACGCGTACGACGTGTTGCTGGTTTCTGATGAAGTGATCTGCGCCTGGGGCCGGCTCGGTTATTACTTCGGCGCCGAACGATACGGCTACCAACCGGACATCATCACCACGGCGAAGGGCCTGACCTCGGGGTACGCGCCACTGGGCGCGATGATCGCGAGCGACAAGCTGATGGAGCCGTTCCTGTCCGACTCATCGATGTTCGCGCACGGTGTGACCTTCGGTGGGCACCCGGTGTCGTGCGCGGTGGCGCTGGCCAACCTCGACGTGTTCGCGCGGGAAGACCTGACCGGGCACGTGCGCTCGCTGGAGGGCGCGTTCAGGTCCACTTTGGAGCGCTTGCTGGACCTGCCGATCGTGGGTGACGTCCGCGGCGACGGTTTCTTCTACGGGATCGAGCTGGTCAAGGACAAGACGACGCGGGAGACGTTCAACGAGGACGAGTCGGAGCGGCTGCTGCGCGGCTTCCTCTCCACGGCACTGTTCCAGGCGGGCCTCTACTGCCGAGCCGACGACCGCGGCGACCCGGTGGTGCAGTTGGCGCCGCCACTGATCTGCGAGCAGCAGCAGTTCGACGAGATGGAGCAGATCCTGCGCGCGGTGCTGACGGAGGCGTGGCAGCGCTTGTGATCTCGTTCTGGATGGGCGAGACGCCGGCGTTGCGCCCGTCGCTGCCGGGTTCTTCGTCGGTCGACGTCGCCATCGTGGGTGCCGGTTATACCGGTTTGTGGACGGCCTACTACCTGATCACGGCGGACCCGTCGTTGCGGGTGGCGGTGCTGGAACAGTCCTACGCCGGGTTCGGCGCGTCCGGTCGCAACGGCGGCTGGTGCTCGGCGCTGCTGCCGTCGTCGTTGCCGTCGCTGGCCCGCCGCCATGGTCGGGCTGCGGCGGTGGCGCTGCAACGCGTTATGAATTCGACAGTCGACGAGGTCGGTCGGGTGTGCGTGGTCGAGGGGATCTCCTGCGACTTCCACAAGGGCGGGACGGTGACCGTGGCACGGTCGCCGGCACAACTGGCGCGCGCGGAGGCCGAGGTCTCGACGGCTGCGTCGTTCGGGTTTCCCGAGGTGACCATGCTGTCCGCTTCATTGGCGTCGGCCCGTCTCGGTGCGACGTCGGTGCTGGGCGGGGTGTTCACGCCGCATTGCGCGGCCATCCAGCCGGCGAAGCTGGTGCGGGGGCTGGCGTCGGTGGTCGAGGCGCGCGGTGTCGCGGTGTATGAGGGGACGCCGGTTACGGCGCTGCGGCCGGGCGTGGTGTCAACGCCGTTCGGGACGGTGCGCGCGCCGGTGGTGGTGCGGGCGACGGAGGGATATACGGCTGGGCTGCCCGGGTATGGGCGTTCGGTGGCGCCGCTCTACTCGCTGATGGTGGCGACACCGCCGCTGCCGGCGGTTGTGTGGGACACCATCGGCCTGGCCGACCGGGAGACGTTCAGCGACTTCCGGCACCTGATCATCTATGGCCAGCGGACGGCAGACGGGCGGTTGGCGTTCGGTGGGCGCGGGGCGCCGTACCATTTCCGCTCCTCGGTGTCCCCGTCGTTCGACCAGGAACCGTCGGTCTTCGCGGGGTTGCGCCAGACGTTAGGGGCGCTGTTCCCGGTGCTGGGGCCCGATGCGGAGATCTCGCACGCCTGGGGCGGCCCACTGGGCGTGACCCGCGACTGGACGGCGTCGGTGGGCCTTGACCGGTCGACGGGTTTGGCCTGGGCCGGCGGCTACGTCGGCGACGGCGTCGGAACGAGCAACCTGGCTGGCCGCACCCTTGCTGACCTGATCTTGGAGCGGCCGTCGGAGTTGGTTTCGCTGCCGTGGGTGGGGCATCGGTCGCCCCGCTGGGAGCCGGAGCCGTTGCGCTGGCTGGGCATCAACGCGGCCCTGCGGGCGACCGCGTCGGCCGACGCCGCCGAGGCCCGCACCGGCCGCGCGTCCCGCCGGGCCGCCGTGATCGACCGCCTTATCGGCCACTGACGGCCTCGCGCCCGCGCCCCCGTGGCTACTGTGATCCGCGGGGCTTGCCCGCCGGTGTGGCCTTTGCCAATCGCTGTCTCAGCTTGCTGTGCGGTAGTTCGGGGCTTGTCCAGGACTCGTGGCTGGAGGCCTGTTCGTCGCCGTTGAAGCGCGAGCATGCGCGATCAGGTCGACGGTGGGTCGATGATCGTTTGCAGCTGGTCGACACCCGCAGGCCAGGCGTGCTTGATCATGTGCGGCTCATCAAGACCCAGCCCGGCGTGTCGTGCAGACCCGGCACACATGATCACGCCGCAGAGCGGAAATCACGCAGATCCACTGCAAACGATCACGAATCCGAAGCCCAGGCCCGGCCGGCGCGGCCTTTGCGGTACCGCCATCTGACGAGGTAGCAGATCTAGGTGAATAAATGTAGCTATAGCAGCAATTTCTTTCCTAGATCGCCCTACGGGTCGGTCCCGACCGGCGTGGCGGCGTCAACACGCCGGGCTCCCGCGCCACTCCGGGGCCCGCGCCGCTCGGAGTCCGGCGCCGTTCGGGGCCTACGCCGCCCGGGGCCGCGCCGCTCGGGGGCCGCGCTCGGGGGCCGCGCTCGGGGGCCGCGCTGCTCAGGGCCGCGCCGCTCACGGGCCTCGCCGCTCACGGGCCTCGCCGCTCGGAATCCGGCACCGTTCGGAGCCTCGCCGCTCGGGGGCCGCGCCGCTCGGGGGCGGCGCCGCACGCGGGCGCGCCGCTCGGGGGCCGCGCCGCTCGGGGGCCGCGCCGCTCGGGGGCCGCGCCGCTCACGGGCCGCGTCGCTCACGGGCCGCGCCGCTCGCGGGCCTCGCCGCTCGCGGGCCTCGCCGCTCGGGGGCCCCGCCGCTCGGGGGCCCCGCCGCTCGGGGCCGCGCCGCTCACGGGCCGCGTCGCTCACGGGCCTCGCCGCTCGGGGGCCGCCCCGCTCGGGGGCCTCGCCGCACGCGGGCGCGCCGCTCGGAATCCGGCACCGTTCGGAGCCTCACCGCTCGGGGGCCGCGCCGCTCGGGGGCCGCGCCGCTCGGGGGCCGCGCCGCACGCGGGCGCGCCGCACGCGGGCCGCGTCGCTCGGGGGCCGCCCCGCTCGGGGGCCTCGCCGCACGCGGGCGCGCCGCTCGGGGGCCGCCCCGCACGCGGGCGCGCCGCTCGGGGGCCGCGCCGCACGCGGGCGCGCCGCTCGGGGGCCGCGCCGCACGCGGGCGCGCCGCTCGGAATCCGGCACCGTTCGGGGCCTCGCCGCTCGGGGGCCGCGCCGTTCGGCGGCCCGCGCCGCTCGGAGCCCAGGCCGCACGGCGGCCCACGCCCTTCGGAGCCCGCGCCGCTCGGAGCCCACGCCCCTCGGTCTGCGCCCTCAGCGCCGGGCCAATGCGGGCCGCGCTCACGGCAAGCAACGTCAACGGATACCCACCCCCAACCGCAACCTAGGGCGGATCTCCTCGTCGGGCGTAGCCCAACGACCAGGATCTCCGGATGGGGACAAGGTGGAGCGCCCGACTGGACGAACGACCTTGTCCCCAACCGGAGATCCTGGTGCCCTAAGCGAAGCCCGACGAGGAGATCCGCCCCACGACCGCTGGCATCTCTTTAGAGCGGCCGGGGCCGGGGCAGCGCCCCGGTGGGGTCCGGGGCAAAGCCCCGAAAGGGGCAGAGCCCCAAACCCAACCGCGGACCTGGCAAGCGCAGCGAAGGCGGAGCGATCCCCGGCGGGAGCGACGGTCGCGCCCCCGACGGACCCGGGAACAGATCTTGGAACTAAATGTCCGGATCGCGGGGTGGAGGGTGTCTATTGGCTGGGTGGGATGACGCGGAGGTGGCCGCGGCGGCCTTGTTGGTGGCCTGCGTGGGGCATGTCGTCGAAGTCGTCGTAGCGACCCGGGCGGGCGGCTTCGCGGACCGCGTCGGCTAGGGCTACCAGGTCGTCCGTCGTCGGTGGGGGTGGGTCGAAGGCGCCTTCGTGGCGGACCACTTCCCAGCCGCGGGGGGCGGTCAGGGAGCGGGCGTGGGTCTCGCAGAGGTCGTAAGTGTGCGGCTCGGCGAATTGGGCGAGCGGCCCGACCACGGCGGTGGACTCGTGGTAAACGTAGGTCAGCGTGGCGACAGCCGGCCGGGGGCAGCCGTTTCTGGAGCAACGCCGTGGAGACCTCACGGCCGCACGTTATCTCTCCCGCCCCGGCGTTGCGCTGCCTTGCGCCGCGACACGCCGATCGCAGGGCTAGGCTGATGCTGCTTTCCCCAGGAGGTGCGCCATGACCAGCCCGGCCAACCGCCGCCCGCCATCCGGCCGGCGCCGCGATCGCCATGGTCGCGGGCTGCGGGGGCGACTGGTCCCCGCGACGGTGCCCCTGGCCCGCACCAAGGCGGAGATCTTTGATGATCTTGTCCTGGATACGGTCGAGAGCCTTGAGCATCGGTTTGCCAAGGAGCTCGCCGGGGTGGAGTTCGCGGTCGAAGACGTGCCGCCGGACCTGAATGTCTATGACACCGACGTGCTCGAAGACGGTGAGGTTCCGCTGGCACGGCTGCTGCCTGGGCGCCCGGGCCGGGCCGACATGGCGCCGCGGATCGTTCTTTACCGTCGGCCGTTGGAGTTTCGGGCCATGGACCACGATGACCTGGCCGATCTGGTGCACGACGTGATCATCGAGCAGGTTGCCAACCTGCTGGGGTTGGATCCTGACGAGCTGAGCTGAACCTGGCCCGGATGCGGTCGAGGGCCCGCATCGATGTGATGGTGGCCCTCGGTCCCGATATTGGTCTTGTGTGTTGCCGCTCCTCGCGGGTTCCCCCTCCGCCCCGGTGCGGCGCGGTGGGTCAGGCTACGACGCGGCGCTTCAGCTTGCGGCGCTCCCGCTCGGACAGGCCACCCCAGATGCCGAACCGCTCATCGTGACCGAGTGCGTATTCGAGGCACTCGGCCTTGACGTCGCAGCGCGAGCAGATGCGCTTGGCCTCGCGGGTCGAACCGCCCTTCTCGGGAAAGAACGCTTCCGGGTCGGTCTGCGAGCACAGCGCCCGCTCCTGCCACTCCGGCGCGTTGCCGAGCAGGTCGGCGCCCTCGACACGGCCATCCATTACGTTTGCCTCCTTTCGCACGCCGGCCCGCGGCCGACGTAACCCCCTCGCGGAAGGCCCTACTTTTTCGCCCGTACGGTCCTATTTGTCATGTCCCGTTCGAACGACCCCAGTGAAATTACACGCGTGTAATGCGTGCGTCGTCAAGCGGAACCTGATAAATAGGCCCACTCACCGGCGTGCCGTGTACGACTCGCGGGATGGCACCGTGGCCCTTTGGCTCCCTACCGATCCAGCCCCCAG
This genomic interval from Asanoa ferruginea contains the following:
- a CDS encoding NAD(P)/FAD-dependent oxidoreductase, with translation MGETPALRPSLPGSSSVDVAIVGAGYTGLWTAYYLITADPSLRVAVLEQSYAGFGASGRNGGWCSALLPSSLPSLARRHGRAAAVALQRVMNSTVDEVGRVCVVEGISCDFHKGGTVTVARSPAQLARAEAEVSTAASFGFPEVTMLSASLASARLGATSVLGGVFTPHCAAIQPAKLVRGLASVVEARGVAVYEGTPVTALRPGVVSTPFGTVRAPVVVRATEGYTAGLPGYGRSVAPLYSLMVATPPLPAVVWDTIGLADRETFSDFRHLIIYGQRTADGRLAFGGRGAPYHFRSSVSPSFDQEPSVFAGLRQTLGALFPVLGPDAEISHAWGGPLGVTRDWTASVGLDRSTGLAWAGGYVGDGVGTSNLAGRTLADLILERPSELVSLPWVGHRSPRWEPEPLRWLGINAALRATASADAAEARTGRASRRAAVIDRLIGH
- a CDS encoding metallopeptidase family protein, with amino-acid sequence MTSPANRRPPSGRRRDRHGRGLRGRLVPATVPLARTKAEIFDDLVLDTVESLEHRFAKELAGVEFAVEDVPPDLNVYDTDVLEDGEVPLARLLPGRPGRADMAPRIVLYRRPLEFRAMDHDDLADLVHDVIIEQVANLLGLDPDELS
- a CDS encoding Lrp/AsnC family transcriptional regulator, translated to MSGNGAGPGSASASGVRRAVVRDGASHALLDDVAKQIIEQLQEDGRRPYATIGKAVGLSEAAVRQRVQRLLDAGVMQIVAVTDPLQLGFPRQAMIGLRISGDLEQVADRLAELHEVDYVVITAGSFDLLCEVVCRDDDHLLEILKRLRAVEGVVSTEAFVYLKLRKQTYTWGTA
- a CDS encoding aspartate aminotransferase family protein, with the translated sequence MANATDHLWMHFTRMSSYRDGEVPTIVRGDGAYVWDSQGRRYLDGLAGLFVVNAGHGRTELAEAAAKQAAELAYFPLWSYAHPTAVELASRIASLAPGDLNRVFFTTGGSEAVEAAWKLARAYYKRVGKPNKHKVVSRHIAYHGTSMGALSITGLPGIKADFEPLVPGGIKVPNTNFYRAPEHGDSLLDFGRWAAEEIGRAIEREGPETVAAVFLEPVQNSGGCFPPPPGYFERVREICDAYDVLLVSDEVICAWGRLGYYFGAERYGYQPDIITTAKGLTSGYAPLGAMIASDKLMEPFLSDSSMFAHGVTFGGHPVSCAVALANLDVFAREDLTGHVRSLEGAFRSTLERLLDLPIVGDVRGDGFFYGIELVKDKTTRETFNEDESERLLRGFLSTALFQAGLYCRADDRGDPVVQLAPPLICEQQQFDEMEQILRAVLTEAWQRL
- a CDS encoding WhiB family transcriptional regulator, translated to MDGRVEGADLLGNAPEWQERALCSQTDPEAFFPEKGGSTREAKRICSRCDVKAECLEYALGHDERFGIWGGLSERERRKLKRRVVA
- a CDS encoding DUF3499 domain-containing protein gives rise to the protein MRSPRRCSRNGCPRPAVATLTYVYHESTAVVGPLAQFAEPHTYDLCETHARSLTAPRGWEVVRHEGAFDPPPPTTDDLVALADAVREAARPGRYDDFDDMPHAGHQQGRRGHLRVIPPSQ